Proteins from one Hydrogenophaga sp. SL48 genomic window:
- a CDS encoding LysE family translocator, which produces MSLHMLLAYSLITWLTAATPGPAVLLALRNGATRGFRAGFFSTLGNQLGLVLLAGASILGLGVILHTSAWLFTLVKWVGAAYLVVLGTRMLLARGGMELDSTDSGEAPPASDAQMLRLGLWVSLTNPKAILFFGALFPQFVHTDQALLPQFATLVSLSICASVSCLLTYVWLASRARRWLQRPRAALWINRVAGSVFIGFGLVLAGLRRTPA; this is translated from the coding sequence GTGAGCCTGCACATGCTGCTGGCGTACAGCCTCATCACCTGGCTCACGGCGGCCACGCCCGGCCCGGCGGTGCTGCTGGCGCTGCGCAACGGCGCCACGCGCGGCTTTCGTGCCGGTTTCTTTTCCACGCTGGGCAACCAGCTGGGCCTGGTGCTGCTGGCAGGCGCGTCCATCCTCGGCCTGGGCGTGATCCTGCACACCTCGGCCTGGCTGTTCACGCTGGTGAAGTGGGTGGGCGCGGCCTACCTGGTGGTCCTGGGCACGCGCATGCTGCTGGCGCGCGGCGGGATGGAGCTGGACAGCACCGACAGCGGCGAAGCGCCGCCCGCCAGCGATGCGCAGATGCTGCGCCTGGGCCTCTGGGTCTCGCTCACCAACCCGAAAGCCATCCTGTTTTTTGGCGCGCTGTTCCCGCAGTTCGTGCACACCGACCAGGCGCTGCTGCCGCAGTTCGCCACGCTCGTGTCGCTCAGCATCTGCGCCTCGGTGTCGTGCCTGCTGACCTATGTGTGGCTCGCCAGCCGGGCGCGGCGCTGGCTGCAGCGGCCGAGGGCCGCGCTGTGGATCAACCGCGTGGCCGGCAGCGTGTTCATCGGCTTCGGACTGGTGCTGGCGGGGTTGCGCCGGACACCTGCCTGA
- a CDS encoding antibiotic biosynthesis monooxygenase family protein: MILEHADIRIDPAKTAEFEAAITRGASTVIALAKGFQGYKVNRSIESPGRYILMIYWDTLENHTVGFRQSPAFADWRAIVGPFFAQPPVVEHLELVSKS, translated from the coding sequence ATGATCCTCGAACACGCCGACATCCGCATCGACCCCGCCAAGACTGCTGAATTTGAAGCCGCCATCACCCGTGGTGCCAGCACCGTCATCGCCCTGGCCAAAGGTTTTCAGGGCTACAAGGTGAACCGCAGCATCGAAAGCCCAGGCCGCTACATCCTGATGATTTACTGGGACACGCTGGAGAACCACACGGTGGGTTTCCGCCAGTCGCCGGCGTTTGCCGACTGGCGCGCCATCGTCGGCCCGTTCTTCGCGCAGCCACCGGTGGTCGAGCACCTGGAGCTGGTCAGCAAGAGCTGA